The Pyrococcus kukulkanii genome contains a region encoding:
- a CDS encoding protein translocase SEC61 complex subunit gamma, translating into MATFQEKVKEFWKESKRVFLVTKKPRWDEYKKAAKITGLGIILIGLIGMLIRIVGILALGG; encoded by the coding sequence ATGGCAACGTTTCAAGAGAAGGTCAAGGAATTCTGGAAGGAGTCAAAGAGGGTCTTCCTTGTGACCAAAAAACCAAGATGGGACGAGTATAAAAAGGCTGCAAAGATAACGGGCCTTGGAATTATCCTAATAGGACTAATTGGCATGCTTATAAGGATTGTGGGAATCCTCGCCCTTGGAGGTTGA
- a CDS encoding DUF1850 domain-containing protein: MRKGFLILFFVALFLFYPIDALTINGPGIHYEAKLGNIPLEIKYNHSVELSTIIERYTVTPRGIIIKNMEWQDFGAGLPEDIQGIKGQFYYKNVDENLGKVVQYWFIPRNNATIIVDNTTIRIREGLIKLEIKKCPLLMFYLRRC, encoded by the coding sequence TTGAGGAAAGGCTTTTTGATTTTGTTTTTTGTTGCCCTATTCTTATTTTATCCAATTGATGCACTTACAATTAACGGGCCCGGCATCCATTATGAGGCCAAATTAGGCAATATCCCCTTAGAAATCAAATATAATCATAGTGTTGAACTAAGTACAATAATCGAAAGGTATACCGTAACACCACGTGGAATAATAATTAAGAACATGGAGTGGCAAGATTTTGGAGCTGGACTTCCCGAGGATATCCAGGGGATAAAAGGACAGTTTTACTACAAAAACGTTGATGAGAATTTGGGAAAGGTAGTACAGTACTGGTTCATTCCAAGAAATAACGCCACTATAATAGTGGATAACACAACAATTAGAATAAGGGAGGGTTTAATAAAACTTGAAATTAAGAAGTGCCCATTATTAATGTTCTACTTAAGGAGGTGCTAA
- a CDS encoding 50S ribosomal protein L11, with translation MPKQVVEVLVEGGKATPGPPLGPAIGPLGLNVKQVVDKINEATKDFAGMQVPVKIIVDPVTKQFEIEVGVPPTSQLIKKELGLEKGSGEPRHNIVGNLTMEQVIKIAKMKKDQMLALTLKAAAKEVIGTALSMGVTVEGKDPRVVQKEIDEGVYDELFEKAEKE, from the coding sequence ATGCCAAAGCAAGTTGTTGAAGTTCTCGTTGAGGGAGGTAAGGCAACTCCCGGTCCTCCACTTGGTCCCGCCATAGGTCCTCTCGGCTTAAACGTTAAACAGGTAGTTGACAAGATCAACGAGGCGACCAAGGACTTCGCGGGGATGCAGGTTCCAGTGAAGATCATAGTTGACCCAGTGACAAAGCAGTTCGAGATTGAGGTCGGTGTTCCACCCACGAGCCAGCTCATAAAGAAAGAGCTTGGCCTTGAGAAGGGGAGTGGTGAGCCCAGGCACAATATCGTTGGTAACTTAACTATGGAGCAGGTAATCAAGATCGCCAAGATGAAGAAGGATCAGATGCTCGCTCTAACCCTAAAGGCAGCAGCTAAGGAAGTCATTGGGACGGCTTTGAGCATGGGAGTAACAGTTGAAGGCAAAGACCCCAGGGTTGTTCAGAAGGAGATTGATGAGGGAGTTTACGACGAGCTCTTCGAGAAGGCTGAGAAAGAGTGA
- the ftsZ gene encoding cell division protein FtsZ, whose amino-acid sequence MLKLVENVVERVANEENKVQEVQVPQSSIDEELKKIVEQIKARIYVVGVGGAGGNTVNRMMEVGVTGAKIIAVNTDAQDLLKIKAHQKILIGKELTKGLGAGNDPKVGEEAAKESEREIREALEGADMVFITCGLGGGTGTGAAPVIAEIAKKMGALTVSVVTLPFTMEGIRRAKNAEYGLKRLAKNSDTVIVIPNDKLLEVAPKLPIQMAFKVADEILVQAVKGITELITKPGLVNLDFNDVRAVMKDGGVAMIGIGESDSEKRALEAAEQALNSPLLDVDISGAKGALISISGADVKLEEAQQIIEYVTRNVDPKAQVIWGIQLEPELEKTIRVMIIVTGVTSRYVTLQEETPAPPEEEETRRVTISIPEL is encoded by the coding sequence ATGCTGAAGCTTGTAGAGAACGTTGTTGAAAGGGTCGCTAATGAAGAGAATAAGGTCCAGGAAGTTCAAGTTCCTCAGTCAAGTATTGATGAGGAGCTTAAAAAGATAGTAGAGCAGATTAAGGCTAGAATTTATGTTGTGGGTGTTGGTGGGGCTGGAGGAAATACCGTTAATAGAATGATGGAGGTTGGCGTTACCGGAGCAAAGATAATAGCTGTGAACACTGATGCCCAAGATCTCCTTAAGATTAAGGCTCATCAGAAGATCCTCATTGGTAAAGAGCTTACCAAGGGATTAGGAGCGGGTAACGATCCAAAAGTTGGTGAGGAAGCAGCTAAAGAGAGCGAGAGGGAGATCCGGGAGGCCTTAGAAGGGGCGGACATGGTATTCATTACCTGCGGTCTTGGTGGAGGAACTGGAACCGGTGCTGCTCCGGTGATAGCCGAGATAGCGAAGAAGATGGGAGCTTTGACGGTTTCAGTCGTTACACTACCGTTCACAATGGAGGGTATTAGAAGGGCAAAGAACGCTGAGTACGGACTCAAGAGACTAGCGAAGAATTCAGATACAGTCATTGTCATTCCAAACGATAAACTCCTCGAAGTAGCTCCTAAGTTGCCAATCCAGATGGCTTTCAAAGTCGCTGATGAAATCCTTGTACAGGCCGTTAAGGGAATCACCGAGCTGATAACCAAGCCTGGCTTAGTCAACCTTGACTTCAACGACGTTAGGGCGGTAATGAAGGATGGAGGAGTTGCGATGATTGGCATTGGGGAGAGCGACAGTGAGAAGAGGGCATTGGAGGCTGCTGAGCAAGCATTGAACAGCCCACTCCTCGATGTTGACATAAGCGGTGCTAAGGGAGCATTGATTAGCATAAGCGGTGCCGATGTCAAGCTAGAAGAGGCCCAGCAGATAATTGAGTACGTCACTCGGAACGTAGATCCAAAAGCTCAGGTTATTTGGGGAATTCAGCTTGAGCCAGAGCTTGAGAAGACGATTAGGGTCATGATAATAGTTACAGGTGTTACCTCTAGGTATGTGACTCTTCAGGAAGAGACTCCAGCCCCCCCTGAAGAGGAGGAAACTAGGAGGGTAACCATAAGCATACCTGAACTTTGA
- a CDS encoding TAXI family TRAP transporter solute-binding subunit, producing MRKELVLGILSVVLGMLVVVAGCIGGEQETKTFSGTITIYTGGTSGVYYPLGSKYAEILTKAGINAKAVTSGASVSNAKAIGEENAQAAIMQNDIAYYAYNGLYMFKDSPIKNLRGVAALYPETVQFVVRADSDIKSLKDLAGKKVAIGAPGSGTAVAAEQILKAAGVWNSIQKVNQKFSQAAQALKLGQIDAAVIVSGAPTPAITQIATTTPVRVLPIPDDILQKLKSQGYIFYVRQILPKNTYKGMTEDTPTVAVKAILVVSADLPEDVVYQMTKTLFDNVDQLRAVHQKAKYISLDTALDGMSIPLHPGAYKYYEEKGLQVPDDIKPPSG from the coding sequence ATGAGGAAGGAGCTAGTATTAGGAATTCTAAGTGTTGTTTTAGGCATGCTAGTGGTCGTTGCAGGTTGTATTGGTGGAGAGCAAGAGACAAAGACATTCTCCGGAACAATAACAATCTACACTGGTGGAACAAGCGGAGTCTATTACCCATTAGGTTCTAAATATGCAGAGATATTAACAAAAGCGGGGATAAATGCAAAAGCTGTCACTAGTGGAGCAAGCGTTTCAAACGCAAAGGCAATCGGAGAAGAAAATGCACAAGCAGCAATCATGCAGAACGATATAGCCTATTACGCCTACAATGGACTCTACATGTTCAAAGATAGTCCAATTAAGAACCTTAGAGGAGTAGCCGCCCTCTATCCTGAGACCGTTCAGTTTGTTGTTAGAGCTGACAGTGATATAAAATCCCTAAAGGATCTTGCAGGAAAGAAGGTTGCAATTGGAGCTCCTGGAAGTGGAACAGCCGTTGCAGCGGAACAAATTCTAAAGGCCGCAGGAGTTTGGAACAGTATTCAAAAGGTTAATCAAAAGTTTAGCCAAGCGGCACAAGCCCTAAAGTTAGGGCAGATAGACGCAGCAGTCATAGTTTCAGGTGCACCAACTCCAGCAATAACGCAAATTGCAACGACGACCCCCGTTAGAGTTTTGCCAATACCCGATGACATTCTTCAAAAGTTAAAGTCTCAAGGATATATATTCTATGTCAGACAAATCTTGCCCAAAAACACTTATAAAGGAATGACCGAGGATACGCCAACCGTCGCCGTTAAAGCTATTCTCGTTGTTAGTGCAGACCTTCCCGAGGACGTAGTTTACCAGATGACAAAGACCCTCTTTGACAACGTGGATCAATTGCGTGCCGTTCACCAGAAGGCCAAGTATATAAGCCTCGATACAGCTTTAGATGGTATGAGCATTCCACTCCACCCAGGAGCGTACAAGTATTATGAGGAAAAAGGGCTCCAAGTCCCAGACGATATCAAGCCACCAAGTGGGTGA
- a CDS encoding ATP-binding protein codes for MLELQNPWWFNEPDRDWEFFEKLTYRIKPKWLNEISLKPFSLNFIIGPRRVGKTLGVKLLIKELVKRVENRYAIFYFSCDVLEDYKDLLDILTSYLKLKKKKRVKTAFIFLDEVALVEDWWRAIKFLIDRGKVITDVITVTGSVGITLGRYFETFGGRRGHGKTIEVMPLSFHDYYRIFYDEFFPSKGEDIFHQYLETGGYLAYLNGTLKLEDLIGFLKADLKTLNRSTELARDIVGEIIERAPSPISFNTIAKAVGISPHTVRDYIEILEALRLILQVQYLGPDGKIYPRKERKIVIRDPLIAKALEMWSRREVERATLYEWLVQEHLYRKFGEIFYYRNSYEIDAIAGNLKVEVKSGEKRGHYPKDVKIIKGSKIPEFLYWLG; via the coding sequence ATGCTCGAGTTGCAAAACCCATGGTGGTTTAACGAACCGGACAGAGACTGGGAGTTCTTTGAGAAGCTTACATATAGAATTAAACCGAAATGGCTTAATGAAATATCTCTGAAACCCTTCTCCCTAAATTTCATTATCGGCCCAAGGAGGGTTGGAAAAACACTTGGAGTAAAGCTCCTAATTAAGGAACTAGTGAAAAGGGTTGAAAATCGCTATGCAATCTTTTACTTTAGTTGCGATGTTCTGGAGGACTACAAAGACCTCCTTGATATCCTAACATCCTATTTAAAGCTGAAGAAAAAGAAAAGAGTAAAGACCGCTTTCATTTTCCTTGACGAGGTGGCTCTCGTCGAAGACTGGTGGAGAGCGATAAAGTTCCTCATAGATAGGGGGAAAGTTATCACTGATGTCATCACGGTAACGGGCTCAGTGGGAATAACTCTCGGACGATACTTTGAGACGTTTGGAGGGAGAAGAGGTCATGGAAAGACTATTGAAGTTATGCCGCTAAGCTTCCATGACTACTATCGGATATTCTACGATGAGTTCTTTCCCTCAAAAGGAGAAGACATATTTCACCAGTACCTTGAAACTGGAGGTTATCTAGCGTACCTTAACGGGACACTAAAACTCGAGGATCTCATAGGCTTTTTAAAAGCTGATTTGAAAACCCTCAACCGCTCTACAGAGCTAGCCAGAGATATAGTAGGGGAGATAATAGAAAGAGCACCCTCCCCAATTTCTTTCAACACGATAGCAAAAGCCGTGGGCATTTCTCCTCACACCGTAAGGGACTACATCGAGATACTTGAAGCCCTCCGCTTAATACTTCAAGTACAGTACCTGGGCCCTGATGGAAAGATATACCCGCGGAAGGAGAGAAAGATAGTGATAAGGGATCCGCTAATAGCAAAGGCGTTGGAAATGTGGTCCAGACGAGAGGTTGAGAGGGCCACACTCTACGAATGGTTGGTTCAGGAGCATCTCTATAGAAAATTCGGGGAAATTTTCTACTATAGGAACTCATATGAGATAGATGCAATAGCCGGGAATTTGAAAGTAGAAGTCAAGTCTGGAGAAAAAAGAGGGCATTATCCAAAGGATGTTAAGATTATAAAAGGATCGAAAATTCCAGAGTTTTTATACTGGCTTGGCTAG
- a CDS encoding TRAP transporter permease: protein MEDNKLEKLEIITRTRELPRKLERIVSIAAILIGIYEILFIFNFNGALYDMLSRLGIKPKFLLYTLQSQQGEAFVLGMILLIAYLLYPAKRTKRFMKKISVLDYTLIGLSLIAMFYLFFRYPSYAEMATVYPKDVIFALMSILVVLEATRRVIGWVLPLIVLVFLSYALYNIGFNWEVFAEHMYLASEGLFATPLYVMTIYVFAFIFFGAFLLKIGISDYITEFMITLFGARPGGPAKAAVIASGLMGTVSGSSVANVLTTGTFTIPLMKRAGYPPEIAGAVEPVASTGGQLMPPIMGAAAFIMAEFLGIPYNKIIIAAVIPAIVYYAGVYLFIDRETKRLGLRGMPKEGFKPLKYFLRKSYILLPIVVITIALVWGIPAHISAISSLGVAIWVAWISKDEIYGNEALYVAVVILGTLAMFSGRGYPILLGAVMALVVLGVLGRGVRFNEKMYITLMFLLFIALNQAIGMTKENLLFLTGIMGILFSLIVGSISKTKDGKTMFSATYESMIEAGKTSTAVMLAAASAGLIQGSLTITGLANSLGYKLADLTGGNLWLLLMVTMIFSLILGMGVPTTANYIITSLVMAPAIYQAVSNVYPYNQNVPGFGTAIALLAAHLFVFYFGILADITPPVALASYAGSALAGGDFWKTALNAVRYAAAGYIGPYIYFTHPEMFIITVQEWSVKMVATVVYDLFATILVLYMLSIGLTGWLKGNLGKLERIALIVVALFAASLNQIPVGIGIVILGILFAIQRRKGTKPNIK, encoded by the coding sequence ATGGAGGACAACAAGCTAGAAAAACTCGAGATTATTACACGGACAAGAGAGCTACCAAGAAAATTAGAGAGAATAGTTAGCATAGCGGCGATCTTAATCGGAATTTATGAGATTTTGTTCATTTTTAACTTTAACGGCGCACTTTACGACATGCTCTCGAGACTAGGAATAAAGCCCAAGTTCTTACTGTATACACTCCAAAGCCAACAAGGAGAAGCCTTCGTCCTAGGAATGATCCTCCTAATAGCGTATCTCTTGTATCCGGCGAAGAGAACCAAAAGATTCATGAAGAAAATTTCAGTCCTCGACTATACCCTCATAGGTCTATCCCTAATAGCGATGTTCTATCTATTCTTTAGATACCCCAGCTACGCTGAAATGGCAACAGTCTATCCTAAAGATGTTATATTTGCCCTTATGTCGATTTTAGTAGTCCTTGAAGCAACAAGGAGAGTTATAGGTTGGGTTTTGCCGCTGATAGTTCTTGTATTCTTGAGCTATGCTCTCTATAACATTGGATTTAATTGGGAGGTCTTCGCGGAACATATGTACCTTGCAAGTGAAGGACTATTCGCAACCCCCCTTTACGTCATGACGATCTACGTTTTTGCCTTCATATTCTTTGGGGCTTTCCTCCTGAAGATAGGGATAAGTGACTACATAACAGAGTTCATGATAACCCTCTTTGGTGCAAGACCCGGAGGACCAGCAAAGGCAGCAGTAATAGCGAGTGGTCTCATGGGAACTGTAAGTGGCTCGAGTGTTGCAAATGTCCTCACCACTGGAACGTTCACGATCCCCCTAATGAAGAGGGCAGGTTACCCTCCAGAGATAGCTGGAGCCGTGGAGCCTGTAGCTTCCACGGGCGGACAGCTAATGCCACCAATTATGGGAGCGGCAGCATTCATAATGGCAGAATTTTTGGGTATACCCTATAATAAGATAATAATCGCCGCGGTTATCCCGGCTATAGTTTATTACGCTGGAGTTTATCTGTTCATAGACAGAGAAACCAAGAGATTAGGATTGAGGGGAATGCCAAAGGAAGGATTTAAACCACTAAAATACTTCTTAAGAAAGAGCTACATCCTGCTACCAATAGTCGTAATAACGATAGCCTTGGTCTGGGGAATACCTGCACATATCTCGGCAATATCTTCCCTGGGTGTAGCAATATGGGTTGCGTGGATTTCAAAAGATGAGATTTATGGAAATGAAGCCCTATACGTTGCAGTAGTGATCTTAGGAACACTCGCAATGTTTTCTGGCAGGGGTTATCCAATCTTACTCGGAGCTGTCATGGCACTCGTTGTTCTAGGAGTACTAGGAAGAGGCGTGAGATTCAATGAAAAAATGTATATAACACTAATGTTCCTCCTATTCATCGCTCTAAACCAAGCAATAGGGATGACTAAGGAGAACCTGCTATTCCTAACTGGCATAATGGGGATCCTGTTTTCTCTAATAGTGGGATCAATATCAAAGACTAAAGATGGAAAAACTATGTTTTCCGCAACATATGAGTCAATGATAGAAGCCGGGAAAACGAGCACAGCGGTAATGCTAGCCGCAGCGAGTGCTGGTTTGATTCAAGGATCACTAACCATTACTGGTCTTGCCAACTCATTAGGTTACAAGCTCGCAGATCTAACTGGAGGGAACCTATGGTTATTATTGATGGTGACAATGATCTTTAGCTTAATACTCGGAATGGGAGTACCAACAACGGCAAACTATATTATAACTTCACTTGTAATGGCCCCAGCAATATACCAAGCCGTTAGCAACGTTTATCCCTACAACCAGAACGTCCCAGGGTTTGGAACAGCTATAGCTCTTTTAGCAGCACACCTATTTGTATTCTACTTTGGAATACTCGCTGATATAACACCGCCAGTTGCATTAGCTAGTTACGCAGGCTCAGCTTTAGCAGGTGGTGACTTCTGGAAGACAGCATTAAACGCTGTAAGATACGCCGCCGCGGGATACATAGGACCCTATATCTACTTCACCCATCCAGAAATGTTCATAATAACCGTCCAAGAGTGGAGTGTCAAGATGGTTGCAACAGTGGTTTACGACTTATTCGCGACGATCTTAGTGTTATACATGCTTTCGATAGGTCTCACGGGATGGCTCAAAGGTAACCTAGGGAAGTTAGAGAGAATAGCACTAATAGTAGTTGCACTATTTGCAGCGTCACTCAACCAAATACCGGTGGGAATAGGAATAGTGATCCTCGGGATACTCTTCGCTATCCAGAGAAGAAAAGGGACAAAGCCCAATATTAAGTGA
- a CDS encoding D-aminoacyl-tRNA deacylase — MRIIMTTKIDKASINIKDKLIEYFKFSEIDLNFDGNKVYKYKDILILTTNGETIYYDYLDREIEKQLGFKPEIIVFASRHSSKQKLPALTTHVTGNWGKAMYGGKDESFAMALPTAMKLALLKMNELNDLGWTVCYEATHHGPSEIEVPSFFIEIGSSEEEWVNDRAGEIIAETIMYVLNEYERHLGKFKVALGVGGGHYAPKQTKRALETDIAFGHILPKYAQPVSKDVVLRALNRFAENVEVIYVDWKGSRGETRQLARSIAQELDLEFIKD; from the coding sequence ATGAGGATCATCATGACGACAAAGATAGATAAGGCATCGATAAATATAAAAGACAAACTGATAGAGTATTTTAAATTCAGTGAAATTGACTTAAATTTTGACGGAAATAAAGTTTACAAATATAAAGATATTTTGATATTGACAACTAATGGTGAGACGATATATTATGATTATCTCGACAGGGAGATTGAAAAGCAGCTCGGTTTTAAACCTGAGATAATAGTCTTTGCTTCAAGACATTCAAGCAAGCAGAAACTTCCGGCTCTGACTACTCACGTCACGGGCAACTGGGGTAAGGCAATGTACGGAGGAAAAGATGAGAGCTTTGCCATGGCCTTGCCTACGGCAATGAAGCTGGCTTTACTTAAGATGAACGAGCTGAATGATCTAGGTTGGACGGTCTGCTATGAGGCAACTCATCACGGGCCGAGCGAAATAGAAGTCCCAAGCTTTTTCATCGAGATAGGATCTAGCGAGGAGGAGTGGGTAAATGATAGGGCTGGCGAGATAATAGCAGAGACTATAATGTACGTTTTGAATGAATACGAAAGACACCTTGGAAAGTTTAAAGTCGCTCTTGGGGTTGGCGGGGGGCATTACGCTCCCAAGCAAACCAAGAGAGCTTTAGAAACTGATATTGCCTTTGGTCATATACTTCCAAAGTATGCTCAGCCTGTGTCTAAAGATGTGGTGCTAAGAGCCCTTAATAGGTTTGCAGAGAACGTTGAGGTCATATACGTTGACTGGAAAGGGAGTAGGGGAGAGACAAGACAATTGGCGAGGTCTATAGCCCAGGAACTTGATTTAGAATTTATTAAAGATTAA
- the nadC gene encoding carboxylating nicotinate-nucleotide diphosphorylase, translated as MIPLQYLLRFLEEDAPYGDVTSEAVIPENVNAKAVIIAKQDGIIAGVEEAKALFEYFGIKVSVKKKDGEEVKEGDVILELEGNARAILLVERTALNIMGRMSGIATETRKLVEKVRKVNPNVKVAGTRKSLLRPLDKKAIMIGGGEPHRFSLSDAILIKDNHLALVPLDEAIKRAKAFSVYKMVEVEVESLNDAVRAAELGADIIMLDNMKPQEIEKVIEELKRRGLRDSIKIEVSGGITPENIEEYAKLDIDVISLGYLTHSVKNFDVSLEIVEAF; from the coding sequence ATGATTCCTCTTCAGTACCTCCTAAGGTTCCTTGAAGAAGATGCTCCCTACGGAGATGTTACAAGTGAAGCGGTAATTCCAGAGAATGTAAACGCTAAGGCGGTAATTATCGCTAAGCAGGACGGAATTATTGCCGGAGTTGAGGAGGCTAAAGCCCTGTTTGAGTACTTCGGTATTAAGGTTTCTGTGAAGAAGAAGGATGGTGAAGAAGTAAAGGAAGGGGATGTAATCCTAGAACTTGAGGGCAACGCTAGAGCCATACTTTTGGTTGAGAGGACGGCCCTAAACATAATGGGCAGGATGAGTGGTATAGCCACAGAGACCAGGAAGTTAGTTGAGAAAGTTAGAAAAGTGAATCCCAATGTGAAGGTTGCAGGGACTAGAAAAAGTCTTCTTAGGCCTTTGGATAAGAAGGCAATAATGATTGGGGGAGGAGAACCTCACAGGTTTTCTCTTAGTGATGCGATACTAATAAAGGATAACCATCTGGCCTTAGTTCCACTTGACGAGGCTATAAAGAGAGCCAAAGCCTTCAGCGTTTACAAAATGGTGGAGGTAGAGGTCGAGAGCTTAAATGATGCGGTTAGAGCGGCAGAGTTAGGGGCTGATATTATAATGCTTGACAACATGAAACCCCAGGAAATAGAAAAGGTAATTGAAGAGTTGAAGAGAAGGGGGCTGAGAGATAGTATTAAGATAGAGGTTTCTGGTGGAATAACACCCGAAAATATTGAGGAGTACGCTAAGCTTGATATAGATGTTATAAGCCTTGGCTACCTGACTCATTCAGTCAAGAACTTTGATGTTAGCTTAGAAATCGTCGAGGCTTTTTGA
- a CDS encoding nucleotidyltransferase domain-containing protein: protein MPREKVVRVWDEREVVYPPKRWRILWEKREKALKIMELLKDFDPHVYGSVARGDVRKDSDIDIVIPYRVPSYMIELALGDLIQRRRIVMATPWHLIKGHIEIDEETTVTFFLVNPTDRELEFYKWGGMLDLWGVKTKQRVPGVNKKLILIIPTEEGHIEREVVGREPEVAKILGVSIDIVEERVKVLTRRDRIGRTGIYLDEEVPDWKSFEEFLKELADRDPNIRRRVRESL, encoded by the coding sequence ATGCCCAGGGAGAAAGTCGTTAGAGTCTGGGATGAAAGGGAAGTTGTGTACCCCCCAAAGAGATGGAGGATTCTTTGGGAGAAGAGGGAAAAAGCTCTCAAAATAATGGAGCTCCTAAAAGACTTTGACCCCCACGTCTATGGTAGCGTTGCGAGAGGAGATGTAAGGAAGGACAGTGATATAGACATAGTAATTCCGTACAGGGTGCCAAGCTACATGATAGAGCTGGCCCTAGGTGATTTGATCCAGAGGAGAAGGATAGTGATGGCTACTCCATGGCACTTAATTAAGGGACATATAGAAATAGATGAAGAGACAACAGTTACATTCTTTCTTGTAAACCCAACGGATAGAGAACTGGAATTTTATAAATGGGGAGGGATGTTAGACTTGTGGGGAGTGAAGACCAAGCAGAGAGTTCCTGGAGTGAATAAAAAGCTTATCCTAATAATTCCTACAGAGGAGGGCCATATAGAGAGGGAAGTAGTTGGAAGGGAGCCCGAGGTCGCTAAAATCTTGGGAGTTAGCATAGATATTGTGGAAGAGAGGGTTAAAGTCCTTACGAGGAGGGACAGAATTGGAAGGACTGGAATTTACCTCGACGAGGAAGTACCGGATTGGAAGAGCTTTGAAGAGTTCCTAAAGGAACTTGCGGATAGAGATCCCAACATAAGAAGGAGGGTTAGGGAAAGCTTATGA
- a CDS encoding transcription elongation factor Spt5 → MGGKIFAVRVTQGQEENTARLIYSKVRTYNLPIYAILAPSKVKGYIFVEAPNKSAVDEAIRGIRHARGVLPGEIPFSEIEHFLEEKPAVSGLEPGDIVELISGPFKGEKAKVVRVDEAKDEIVVELIGAIVPIPVTVRGEYVRLISKRQKEE, encoded by the coding sequence ATGGGTGGGAAGATATTTGCCGTGAGAGTTACCCAGGGGCAAGAAGAGAACACTGCGAGGTTAATCTATAGTAAGGTTAGGACGTATAATCTTCCAATCTATGCTATTCTTGCTCCTTCAAAGGTTAAGGGCTATATATTTGTTGAAGCTCCCAATAAGAGTGCAGTTGATGAAGCTATTAGGGGGATAAGGCACGCTAGGGGTGTTCTTCCTGGGGAGATTCCTTTTAGTGAGATAGAGCACTTCCTTGAGGAGAAGCCTGCCGTTAGCGGTCTCGAGCCTGGAGATATCGTTGAGCTGATCTCAGGCCCGTTCAAGGGTGAAAAGGCTAAGGTCGTCAGGGTCGACGAGGCCAAGGATGAAATCGTCGTTGAGCTTATAGGAGCAATAGTTCCCATTCCCGTTACCGTTAGGGGAGAATACGTTAGGCTTATAAGCAAGCGTCAGAAGGAGGAGTGA
- a CDS encoding TIGR00296 family protein — protein MYRIKDEWGKFLVRLARRAIEEYLKTGREIEPPEDTPPELWEKMGVFVTLNRHGVPHQAALRGCIGFPLPIYPLVKATIKAAIYAAVDDPRFPPVKLEEMDNLIVEVSVLTPPELIEGPPQERPKKIKVGRDGLIVEKGIYSGLLLPQVPVEWGWDEEEFLAETCWKAGLPPDCWLDPDTKVYKFTAEIFEEEYPRGPVRRKPLV, from the coding sequence ATGTACAGGATTAAAGATGAGTGGGGTAAATTCCTCGTCAGACTCGCTCGTAGGGCAATAGAGGAATATCTCAAAACTGGAAGAGAGATAGAACCTCCAGAGGACACTCCACCAGAGCTGTGGGAAAAGATGGGGGTCTTCGTTACATTGAATAGGCATGGAGTTCCCCACCAAGCAGCCCTGAGGGGATGCATAGGTTTTCCCCTACCAATATATCCCCTCGTTAAGGCCACGATAAAAGCTGCAATATATGCAGCTGTAGATGATCCCAGGTTTCCCCCAGTAAAGCTGGAGGAGATGGACAACCTTATCGTTGAGGTTAGCGTTCTAACACCTCCAGAGCTGATAGAGGGCCCACCCCAGGAGAGGCCCAAAAAGATAAAGGTTGGGAGGGACGGGCTAATAGTGGAGAAGGGCATATACTCGGGCCTACTATTACCTCAAGTTCCTGTGGAATGGGGCTGGGATGAGGAGGAGTTCCTCGCGGAGACTTGCTGGAAGGCAGGACTACCTCCAGACTGCTGGCTCGATCCAGATACAAAGGTGTATAAGTTCACTGCAGAGATATTTGAGGAGGAATATCCAAGAGGCCCCGTGAGGAGGAAACCCCTTGTCTAG